The following nucleotide sequence is from Lentimicrobium sp. L6.
ACAAAGAAAATCTATAGAGCCGAGTTTAAGGTTTTTGGGAATATGATAGACCATCAGATGAGTAATCACCGACGTCCTAATCTAAAAATTGTGGATGCCGTTTCTGCATTGCAATCACAAACCTATGGTGCACGTGGTGAATTATCCTATCGTATTTCGGAAAATCATCATCTTTTGTTTGGTGCCGATTATAAGTTAATTGGCAAACAAGGGGATAGAGAAAGAATAGTCTTCGAGAATCCTTGTACCGGAATGGTCATGGATCCACCAAAAACATTCACCGATGCCATTTGGCAAGACAGTAAGCAGAGCGATTTGGGTGTTTTTGTAGAATCTAATTGGCAGATTTCTGATGTATGGCAATGGAAGGCAGGAGCTAGATTCGATATGGTCTCATCCGATATTCAAGAGCCAGCACCAGATTTTGAAGCCCTCTATCCTGATTTAGGCAAAAAAGACGATGTGGCTTTTATGCTCAACAGTAGATTGAATTATAAACTCTCAGAGGGGATGTTTCTAGAATGGTCTATAGGTTTGGGACAAAGAGCCCCAGAACTGATAGAAAGATACCTCAACCATTTAACCGTGGGCATGGATGCTTATGAATATGTGGGGAATCCGAATTTGGAGATGGAGCAGAACTTCCAAAACGATTTGAAATTCAAGCTCAATAAGCAGAAATTCTCATTGGAGGCGGGAGTGTTTTATGCCTTGGTAAAGAATTATATCCAAGCCAATTTAGACACCACCTTAAGCAAAAAGTTTATGCCTTGCATGGAGCCTAAGTTTGCCAAGCGTTACGAAAATGTGGAGGATGCTAGATTATATGGATTCGAGGCAGCATTGAAATATACCTTCTGGAAAAACTTGAATGTTTATGGAACGGGGTCTTATACCATTGGTGAAAACGTGACTATGGATGAGCCTTTGGCAGAGATTCCTCCCATGGAGTTTAATTTAGGTTTAAATTATGAAAGCAAACGCTGGGGCGCCACTTTTAACTTCCGCTTTGTGATGGAGCAAGACCGAGTTTCTTTGAGTTTTAACGAGAGTAAATCCGATGCTTTTCAGGTATTCGATTTATCGGCCCGCTATCATATAGGAAGAGGTTTAAATGTGACCATGAACATAGAGAATATCTTCGATGAAAACTATGTGGAGCATTTAAGCCGAGCATACAAAAACCAAATACCAGGCACTAATATGGTGTATTATGAGCCCGGTAGGAACTTTATATTGGGGCTGAGTTTTAAATTCTAGCTTTAATTTGTATCAGGAAAAGCCCGATAACTCTTTTTTTTGTTATTGGGTTTTTTTGTGGGAAACAACCTTATTCTTATGAGTAAATATTATTCAAAGCGAAGAATATTTTATCTTATTTAAAACATTATGGGAAACAAAGCAGCTAAAAATATTTTAAATGTTTAATCCATATTTCTTTACTTTTTCTAAAGAATTATTAACAATTTGTAATCTTCTTAAATCAATAGATTCATGTTTTTTCAGTTTTAAGATAACTGTCTTAATTACGCTGACTTCTTGAAAGCTTAACTTTCCAGTCTGTTCACCAAGAGCAATAATTCTATTCCAAGTACTAGAATCGATTAGTTTTAGTCTATTATATATGGTTGAGGGCATGCTGAGATCTGCTTCTTCAAATCTGCTAAGAGCTTTGACCTTGTCAAAATCCACATTGTTTTTAACTAGGACATCTATTATGATTCCACCTCTTTTTATTTCAAAATCCGTGAAATTACCATTCGTTTTAATTTTTTTTCTAATAGTAGTTATGTAATTATGTTGTATTTCTGATAAATAATCAGTCCTCAACATAAAAATACAAAGTCCGTCCCAAAAACGTAAACCTAGAGAAGTAATTTTCTCTAGTGTATTATATCTTTCACTTTCAGCAACATCATCCACGATAGTTTCATATCTAGATTTATAATCTGCTTCTGTAATTAAGTATTTATTGACAACATTTAAATCTAAAGGATAATTTATTTTTTCCTTTAATAATGTCCAGTTTTTCTCACTCTTTGCAGCTTCACTTATTAGTGCTACATCTAATCCAGTGAAAAAGTG
It contains:
- a CDS encoding TonB-dependent receptor; this translates as MNKIKYILGISIILLGMNNYAQQVDTTLNISGLEVFGNSLGTDEEIKITENNRSKEDVGKIIKQSPNISLIKRGNYATDPVIRGFKADQLQLLSNGFMQTNPACPNRMDAPTSHINLEDLESIEIIKGPYSVRYGMNTGGILNFKSKDPRATDSFQVHGYAGWFYHTNGESTDGQARVQISDKKYLLKVYGGLKDFGNYKSGDGTEILSSFKHSDYSAQAAWFINPKNQIILDWKQSFAKDVLFAGLPMDGDFDNSSTGALRYLYKDATKKIYRAEFKVFGNMIDHQMSNHRRPNLKIVDAVSALQSQTYGARGELSYRISENHHLLFGADYKLIGKQGDRERIVFENPCTGMVMDPPKTFTDAIWQDSKQSDLGVFVESNWQISDVWQWKAGARFDMVSSDIQEPAPDFEALYPDLGKKDDVAFMLNSRLNYKLSEGMFLEWSIGLGQRAPELIERYLNHLTVGMDAYEYVGNPNLEMEQNFQNDLKFKLNKQKFSLEAGVFYALVKNYIQANLDTTLSKKFMPCMEPKFAKRYENVEDARLYGFEAALKYTFWKNLNVYGTGSYTIGENVTMDEPLAEIPPMEFNLGLNYESKRWGATFNFRFVMEQDRVSLSFNESKSDAFQVFDLSARYHIGRGLNVTMNIENIFDENYVEHLSRAYKNQIPGTNMVYYEPGRNFILGLSFKF